The region GCGTACGCGAAAGCGAAAGGCTTGATTATTATCAAAGCTCTCCAGGTTGATAATTGAGTCTGTGGAGCTTAGCTGGTCTCCTTCGAGAGAGAACTGAGTAAATGATCCCCGCCACTCGCCAAGATTTTTGAAGAAGTTCTCCCACTTTTTGCTCATTGCGATTCTACTCTCTAGACAGCTTCTGTCTATTTCTACCATCGCCGCTGCACAGATAGCTCCGGCAACCGTAAGTCTAGCGATAGCTGCATTGGCCCTGATTCCTGCCCACCCAAATTCGAGACCGTCAGCCCTAGTAGTCGCACTGGTTGATTCTCCTCAATGTTGCTCACCAGCAGCTCATGACCCATGTTCTTGATCAATCGATAACTATCGATGCAGTATTCCAAAGTCCGGGCGCGAGTACTCTGTTGATAGTCGTCAAACTTCACCTTCAGCGTCAACGTATGGCCCTTGCTTTCAGATTCCTCTAGCCGCTGATGGAGTATTCGTGCGATCTCATTCAAAGCCTCCATCATCTGCTTTTGATCAGTGAGATCTTCAGCAAAGCTGCGTTCGGCCCCCATTGACTTGCGGACCCGGTTCGCAATGATAGGGCGATCGTCCCTGGCCCTGGCGATACTAAAACAGTGGTGGCCGACCTTACCGAATTGCTCTACCAGAAATGCTTCAGAGCGGAGGCGTGGATCAGCACCAGTGTGCATACCCAGCTCATGCATTTTCCGGGCAGTCATCTTACCGATGCCGTGAAACTTTTCAATTGCTAGC is a window of Acaryochloris thomasi RCC1774 DNA encoding:
- the dinB gene encoding DNA polymerase IV, translating into MPSRTAAQCCSELIFVRPRFDAYREASQQIRAIFKSYTELMEPVSLDEAYLDVTENKHDIPSTTAIAQKIKQAIHKETQLTASAGVSINKFLAKMASDLDKPDGLSVILPEAAADFVQKLAIEKFHGIGKMTARKMHELGMHTGADPRLRSEAFLVEQFGKVGHHCFSIARARDDRPIIANRVRKSMGAERSFAEDLTDQKQMMEALNEIARILHQRLEESESKGHTLTLKVKFDDYQQSTRARTLEYCIDSYRLIKNMGHELLVSNIEENQPVRLLGLTVSNLGGQESGPMQLSLDLRLPELSVQRRW